From the Megalops cyprinoides isolate fMegCyp1 chromosome 21, fMegCyp1.pri, whole genome shotgun sequence genome, one window contains:
- the bzw2 gene encoding basic leucine zipper and W2 domain-containing protein 2, whose product MNTGKQQKPVLTGQRFKTRKRDEKEKFEPTVFRDTIVAGLNEAAGDLDAVAKFLDATGSRLDYRRYADTLFDILIAGSMLAPGGTRIDDGDKTKVTDHCVFKAPENHGAIRSYAQVFNKLIRRYKYLEKAFEEEVKKLLLFLKAFSESEQTKLAMLTGILLANTTLPPPILTSLFSDNIVKEGISASFAVKMFKAWIAEKDANAVTSALRKANLDKRLLELFPANKQNVEHFSRYFNEAGLKELSDFLRLQQSLGTRKELQKELQERLSQDCPIREMVVYVKEEMKRNELQEHAVIGLLWTCLMNAVEWNKKEELVTEQALKHLKHYAPLLAVFSTQGQSELVLLQKVQEYCYDNIHFMKSFSKIVVLFYKADVLSEETILKWYKDTHATKGKSVFLEQMKKFVEWLQNAEEESESEGEED is encoded by the exons aTGAAAAGGAGAAGTTTGAGCCCACAGTGTTCAGAGATACGATCGTCGCGGGCCTCAACGAAGCCGCGGGGGACCTGGATGCTGTAGCCAAGTTCCTGGACGCCACCGGGTCGAGACTCGACTACCGTCGCTATGCCGACACCCTTTTCGACATCCTCATCGCCGGGAGCATGCTCG CCCCCGGGGGGACACGGATTGATGACGGGGACAAGACCAAGGTGACCGATCACTGCGTGTTCAAGGCCCCCGAGAACCATGGAGCCATCCGCAGCTACGCTCAg GTCTTTAACAAGCTCATCAGGAGATACAAGTATCTGGAGAAGGCTTTCGAAGAGGAGGTCAAGAAG CTCCTGCTCTTCCTGAAGGCTTTCAGCGAGTCAGAGCAGACCAAGCTGGCCATGCTGACAGGCATCCTGCTGGCCAacaccaccctgcccccccccatcctcaccAGCCTCTTCAGCGACAACATCGTCAAGGAAG GAATCTCGGCGTCCTTTGCGGTGAAGATGTTCAAAGCGTGGATCGCGGAGAAAGACGCCAACGCCGTCACCTCCGCCCTGCGGAAGGCCAACCTGGACAAGCGGCTGCTA GAGCTGTTCCCAGCCAACAAGCAGAATGTGGAGCATTTCTCCAGGTACTTCAACGAGGCAGGTCTGAAAGAGCTGTCCGATTTCCTGCGCCTCCAGCAGTCCCTGGGCACCCGGAAGGAACTGCAGAAAGAGCTGCAGGAGCGCCTGTCCCAGGACTGTCCCATCCGGGAG atggtGGTGTATGtgaaggaggagatgaagaggaatGAGCTGCAGGAGCATGCGGTTATTGGGCTGCTGTGGACGTGTCTCATGAATGCAGTGGAGTGGAATAAGAAGGAGGAGCTGGTCACCGAGCAGGCGCTCAAACACCTGAAG cactacgcccccctgctggctgtgttcAGTACTCAGGGCCAGTCGGAGCTCGTGCTCCTGCAGAAGGTTCAGGAGTACTGCTACGACAACATCCACTTCATGAAGTCCTTCTCCAAGATCGTGGTGCTCTTCTACAAAG CTGATGTTCTGAGTGAAGAGACCATTCTGAAGTGGTACAAGGACACCCACGCCACCAAAGGCAAGAGCGTGTTTCTGGAGCAGATGAAGAAGTTTGTGGAGTGGCTGCAGAATGCAGAGGAAG AGTCCGAATCAGAGGGTGAGGAAGACTAG